The Lycium barbarum isolate Lr01 chromosome 10, ASM1917538v2, whole genome shotgun sequence genome includes a region encoding these proteins:
- the LOC132615772 gene encoding putative B3 domain-containing protein Os04g0347400 produces MTKSGANSITRDDSPCFYRIIYHPDQFEELKIPSEFVKHLTEEAAKTTLIKGPRGKYWNVKLRKDEDGIFFHGGWKKFLMEQHLEGSDFLLFRYDRRMTFHVRIFDKNGLEK; encoded by the exons ATGACAAAGAGTGGAGCTAATAGCATCACTAGAGATGATAGCCCTTGCTTCTACAGGATTATTTATCATCCTGATCAATTTGAAGAACTG AAAATCCCATCAGAATTTGTGAAGCATTTAACAGAAGAAGCAGCAAAAACAACACTGATTAAAGGGCCTCGTGGCAAGTATTGGAACGTGAAACTACGCAAAGACGAAGATGGAATTTTCTTTCATGGTGGCTGGAAGAAATTTCTAATGGAGCAACATTTGGAAGGAAGTGACTTTCTTCTTTTTCGCTATGATAGGAGGATGACTTTTCATGTACGCATTTTCGATAAGAATGGATTGGAGAAATGA